One Anaerolineales bacterium DNA segment encodes these proteins:
- a CDS encoding FtsW/RodA/SpoVE family cell cycle protein: MIRSSRLEAALLGLGFAFQVFGAAALCLSPSVRAGAWSSAADRLLAFVPPIVWAVLAVLLHRQLERLLPNRDPLLLPAAMFLCGWGLQILVRLSAETALRQTLWLAVVGASWLFFLRLPRDLGWLREYRYLWLGGALAALAATLVIGVGAAPDSPRLWLGLDGIFFQPSEFLRWIFPVFAAFTLAPRPSPSAPIHAKDAIPVLAFGAAGVAIHILQQDLGAAMLLLGAVVLILYLAYRKAFILLLGFAAVCVFLGFGYAFNDTIRIRTATWWNPWLDPSNTSYQVVQSLIAVASGGLIGRGPGLGSPQLVPVAYSDFIFAAVAEEYGVLGAMGCLILYAVLVLRGLRIAARSVQPAFRLIAASLSALLGMQAVLIVAGSLRLLPLTGVTLPWMSYGGSSLLASTIILGILLVLSDKAPGEVPRMRPDRPVRVMASGFLIAFAAAGASLGWWGIFRAPVLRTRTDNYRRVLHDLQARRGDLFDRNGLPLAVTAGEPSAYAREYPVPSAAPVVGYTTAFYGQGGMEAALDPWLRGEAGRNAFELWWSETVLGIPLEGMDAWLAIDLGVQNQGSRWMEGRVGAAVVLRAGSGEILALISQPTFDPAVLGREYESLVRDPDSPLLNRATQGLFAPGRMLFPFFAAEALDRNWLDGGVDLCSAPYLEWIAADPDFPNRALARFRFDQDPVMDLPTANVPSLSFPAEEESAQLEFDGRGQVFLSPMQLALAFSAIAAGGMAPAPRLVLRLETPSGWTTPATASHPVAMLPAGAALRLREMLSGGADPAEWVGCGAAAGGIAWYAGFQTLDADPIVVVVALEGSAVDAAVIGRRILRAAAGTVQ; this comes from the coding sequence ATGATCCGCTCCTCCCGTTTGGAAGCGGCTCTGTTGGGTCTTGGATTCGCCTTCCAGGTGTTCGGCGCGGCGGCCCTTTGCCTTTCCCCCTCCGTCCGGGCGGGCGCATGGTCGTCCGCCGCGGATCGCCTCCTCGCGTTCGTCCCGCCGATCGTCTGGGCCGTGCTGGCCGTGCTGCTTCACCGCCAACTCGAGCGGCTTCTCCCCAACCGCGATCCCCTGCTCCTGCCGGCGGCGATGTTCCTCTGCGGTTGGGGACTGCAAATCCTCGTCCGCCTCTCGGCGGAGACGGCTTTGCGCCAGACTCTATGGCTGGCGGTCGTCGGCGCGTCTTGGCTCTTTTTCCTGCGCCTCCCGCGCGACCTGGGATGGCTGCGCGAGTACCGCTATCTGTGGCTGGGCGGCGCGCTGGCCGCGCTGGCCGCCACGCTGGTGATCGGGGTCGGCGCCGCGCCGGATTCACCGCGGTTGTGGCTGGGCTTGGATGGAATTTTTTTTCAACCCTCGGAATTTCTGCGCTGGATCTTCCCGGTGTTTGCCGCCTTCACCTTGGCGCCCCGCCCGTCGCCGTCCGCCCCGATCCACGCCAAGGACGCCATACCGGTGCTGGCCTTCGGCGCGGCGGGCGTCGCGATCCACATCCTGCAGCAGGATCTCGGCGCGGCGATGCTGCTGCTGGGCGCGGTCGTCCTGATCCTGTACCTCGCCTACCGCAAGGCGTTCATCCTTCTGCTCGGCTTCGCCGCGGTGTGCGTCTTCCTGGGGTTCGGATATGCCTTTAACGATACCATCCGAATCCGCACCGCCACATGGTGGAATCCCTGGCTGGATCCGAGCAACACTTCCTACCAGGTGGTGCAGTCGCTCATCGCCGTCGCCTCCGGCGGCCTGATCGGCCGCGGTCCGGGCCTCGGCTCGCCCCAACTGGTGCCGGTGGCCTATTCGGATTTCATCTTCGCCGCGGTGGCGGAAGAGTACGGCGTGCTCGGCGCCATGGGCTGCCTGATCCTCTACGCCGTGCTGGTCCTGCGCGGATTGCGGATCGCCGCCCGGTCCGTCCAACCCGCCTTCCGGCTGATAGCCGCCAGCCTCAGCGCGCTTCTGGGAATGCAGGCCGTCCTGATCGTCGCCGGAAGCCTGCGCCTGCTGCCGCTGACCGGCGTCACCCTGCCGTGGATGAGCTACGGAGGATCCTCGCTGCTTGCCAGCACGATCATCCTCGGCATTCTGCTGGTGCTTTCCGACAAAGCTCCGGGGGAGGTTCCGCGCATGCGTCCGGACCGTCCGGTCCGGGTGATGGCGTCGGGGTTCCTGATCGCCTTTGCCGCCGCCGGCGCCAGCCTGGGGTGGTGGGGGATCTTCCGCGCTCCGGTCCTGCGTACGCGGACCGACAACTACCGCAGGGTTCTTCACGATTTGCAGGCCCGGCGCGGCGACCTCTTCGACCGGAACGGCCTCCCGTTGGCGGTGACCGCCGGGGAACCGAGCGCCTACGCGCGCGAATACCCCGTCCCGTCGGCCGCCCCCGTCGTCGGCTACACCACCGCCTTCTACGGCCAGGGGGGCATGGAAGCCGCGCTGGATCCGTGGCTGCGGGGCGAAGCCGGAAGGAACGCATTCGAGTTGTGGTGGTCGGAAACCGTTTTGGGAATTCCCCTGGAAGGGATGGACGCCTGGCTGGCGATCGACCTCGGCGTACAAAACCAGGGCAGCCGATGGATGGAGGGAAGGGTCGGCGCGGCCGTGGTGTTGCGCGCCGGAAGCGGGGAAATCCTGGCTCTGATCTCACAGCCGACGTTCGATCCGGCGGTTCTCGGCCGGGAATACGAATCCCTGGTCCGCGATCCCGATTCGCCTTTGCTCAACCGGGCCACCCAGGGGTTGTTTGCGCCCGGCCGGATGCTGTTCCCGTTCTTCGCGGCGGAAGCTCTGGACCGGAATTGGTTGGACGGCGGGGTGGACCTGTGCTCTGCACCCTATTTGGAATGGATCGCGGCGGATCCGGACTTTCCCAATCGGGCGCTGGCGCGTTTCCGATTCGACCAGGATCCGGTGATGGATCTGCCGACGGCGAACGTCCCATCCTTGTCTTTCCCGGCGGAGGAAGAATCCGCGCAGCTCGAGTTCGACGGGCGCGGGCAGGTTTTCCTCAGTCCGATGCAGTTGGCGCTGGCGTTTTCCGCGATCGCCGCCGGGGGCATGGCCCCCGCCCCCCGGCTGGTTCTGCGTTTAGAGACGCCCTCCGGGTGGACGACGCCCGCGACGGCGAGCCATCCGGTGGCGATGCTTCCCGCCGGCGCGGCTTTGCGGCTGCGGGAGATGCTGAGCGGCGGGGCAGATCCCGCCGAGTGGGTCGGATGCGGCGCCGCGGCCGGCGGGATCGCCTGGTACGCGGGTTTCCAAACCCTCGACGCGGATCCGATCGTGGTGGTCGTCGCGCTGGAGGGGTCTGCGGTGGACGCGGCCGTAATCGGGCGGAGGATCCTCCGGGCGGCGGCCGGGACGGTGCAGTGA
- a CDS encoding GNAT family N-acetyltransferase codes for MTDYRIRPADPGDVAWIKNLICEHWGDETVIVHGDCYRPQELPGFLAESGGRNRGLITYRLDGEDCEIVSLDSLDRGKGIGRALVGAVVDAARRAGCRRLRVTTTNDNLRALRFYQRIGFTLAALRPNALAETRKRKSVPAAGEDGIPIRDEIELARPLD; via the coding sequence ATGACCGATTACCGCATCCGCCCCGCCGATCCCGGAGACGTCGCCTGGATCAAGAATTTGATTTGCGAGCATTGGGGGGATGAAACGGTGATCGTTCACGGGGATTGCTACCGCCCCCAAGAACTTCCGGGGTTTCTAGCCGAGAGCGGCGGGCGGAACCGGGGTTTGATCACCTACCGCCTGGACGGGGAAGACTGCGAAATCGTCTCGCTGGACAGCCTGGACCGCGGAAAGGGCATCGGCCGGGCGCTGGTGGGAGCCGTCGTCGACGCGGCCCGCCGCGCGGGGTGCCGCCGTTTGCGCGTGACGACCACCAACGACAACCTGCGGGCGTTAAGGTTTTATCAGCGGATCGGATTCACACTCGCCGCCCTGCGGCCGAACGCGCTGGCCGAGACCCGCAAACGCAAATCCGTCCCCGCCGCCGGCGAGGACGGGATTCCCATCCGGGATGAGATCGAACTGGCGAGGCCCCTGGATTGA
- a CDS encoding diguanylate cyclase, with product MDQDARLDKETGLYPQKMLESLLDNEVLRAKRYPGPVSVLYIALRFAEDPSKEVLDSARSFMADMLHAGLREVDIPGHYQGNYMVVMPESDIEGARKAAERLADKFRGKQVTRELHEYGVSICAGMASHPGGEGITSTELLSRASVALWEAHRRGPQQLVVFDEIKEKGYSQ from the coding sequence ATGGATCAGGACGCCCGGCTGGATAAGGAAACCGGTCTTTACCCGCAGAAGATGCTGGAAAGCCTGCTCGACAACGAGGTCTTGCGGGCCAAGCGCTACCCCGGCCCGGTTTCCGTTTTGTATATCGCCCTGCGTTTCGCGGAAGATCCCTCCAAAGAGGTTCTGGACAGCGCGCGTTCGTTCATGGCCGACATGCTGCACGCCGGCCTGCGCGAAGTCGACATCCCCGGCCATTACCAGGGCAACTACATGGTGGTGATGCCCGAATCTGATATCGAAGGGGCACGCAAGGCGGCCGAGAGGCTGGCCGACAAATTCCGGGGCAAGCAGGTGACCCGCGAGCTCCACGAATACGGCGTGTCGATTTGCGCCGGGATGGCTTCGCATCCGGGCGGCGAAGGAATCACCTCCACCGAGCTGCTCTCCCGAGCTTCGGTGGCGCTATGGGAGGCGCACCGCCGGGGTCCGCAACAACTGGTCGTGTTCGACGAAATCAAGGAGAAGGGCTACTCGCAATAA
- a CDS encoding diguanylate cyclase, with protein sequence MNGNDRLDQQSGLFPQKMLETLLIHEIVRSRRYPSPVSLIHFSISFPEPSSEQIVESARLFIANLLHSKLREADLPGHYEGDYLVILPATDGAGARTAAQRILKELGGSLVTRTAEHFKISACIGVSSHAGGAGISASHLLSEAAAALGEARRRGPNSLVLFDEIRAKRAPNGCGESGSQV encoded by the coding sequence GTGAACGGAAACGACCGTCTCGATCAACAATCCGGGCTGTTTCCCCAAAAAATGCTCGAAACGCTGTTGATTCACGAAATCGTCCGTTCGCGCCGGTATCCGAGTCCCGTTTCCCTGATCCACTTCAGCATCTCCTTCCCGGAACCATCTTCGGAACAAATCGTCGAAAGCGCGCGGCTGTTCATTGCCAACCTCCTGCATTCCAAACTCCGCGAGGCGGATCTGCCGGGCCATTACGAGGGGGACTACCTGGTGATCCTGCCCGCCACCGACGGCGCCGGCGCCAGGACCGCCGCCCAGCGGATCCTTAAGGAATTGGGAGGATCCCTGGTCACGCGCACGGCTGAGCACTTCAAAATCTCCGCCTGCATCGGCGTATCCTCCCATGCGGGGGGCGCGGGGATCTCGGCCTCGCACTTGCTGTCCGAAGCCGCCGCCGCGTTGGGCGAAGCACGACGGCGGGGGCCGAACAGCCTGGTGCTGTTCGACGAGATCCGCGCGAAGCGCGCCCCCAACGGTTGCGGGGAAAGCGGTTCTCAGGTTTAA
- a CDS encoding tyrosine--tRNA ligase: MSKPAIDQQVALLMQGTEYGDEALKQAMAAELRERLIQAGKEDRPLRVYAGYDPTSSDLHLGHTVTMRKLRQFQELGHSVVFLIGDYTALVGDPSDKNALRPQLVEERIKENARTYADQAFRILDRGRTEVRHNSEWLSRLSFAELIRLGSNFTVQQFTTRENFRLRWDRGDAIYLHEFFYSIMQGYDAYALRADVQVGGTEQLFNIITAGRKVMEHYGVRPNIGVLLGILPGTDGVVRMSKSLGNHIPLMAEPGDMYGKVMSVPDSAMGLYFKLLTRFTPEKIAAVERDLQSGALHPRDAKMNLAREIVEIYHGPEAAAAAEQQFRLVFQQSELPEEIPSLAVAPGMRLVDVMTGHGLAKSKSDARRLIEQGGVKLGGATVRDPNAAVSGEGDPVLQVGKRRFVRLTKAG, translated from the coding sequence ATGTCAAAACCCGCAATCGACCAACAAGTGGCGCTCCTCATGCAGGGAACCGAATACGGGGATGAGGCGCTCAAGCAGGCCATGGCCGCGGAACTCCGCGAGCGCCTGATCCAGGCCGGGAAGGAAGACCGACCGCTGCGGGTCTACGCCGGGTACGATCCGACCTCGTCGGACCTGCACCTCGGGCACACCGTGACGATGCGCAAGCTGCGCCAGTTCCAGGAACTCGGCCATTCGGTCGTTTTCCTGATCGGCGATTACACCGCCCTCGTCGGGGATCCTTCCGATAAAAACGCCCTGCGGCCTCAGCTCGTCGAGGAGCGGATAAAGGAAAACGCCCGCACCTACGCCGACCAAGCCTTCCGGATCCTCGACCGCGGCCGGACCGAGGTCCGCCACAACTCCGAATGGCTTTCCCGGTTGTCGTTCGCCGAGTTGATCCGGCTGGGGTCGAATTTCACCGTCCAGCAGTTCACCACCCGCGAGAATTTCCGCTTGCGGTGGGATCGGGGGGACGCGATCTACCTGCACGAGTTTTTCTACTCGATCATGCAGGGCTACGACGCCTACGCCTTGCGGGCCGACGTCCAGGTCGGCGGAACCGAACAGCTGTTTAACATCATCACCGCCGGGCGCAAGGTCATGGAGCATTACGGCGTCCGGCCCAACATCGGGGTGCTGCTGGGGATTTTGCCCGGGACCGACGGGGTGGTCCGGATGAGCAAAAGCCTCGGCAACCATATCCCCCTGATGGCCGAGCCGGGCGACATGTACGGAAAGGTAATGAGCGTCCCGGATTCGGCGATGGGGCTGTACTTCAAACTGCTGACCCGCTTCACCCCGGAGAAAATCGCCGCGGTCGAGCGGGATCTGCAATCCGGCGCGCTTCATCCGCGGGACGCGAAGATGAACCTCGCGCGCGAGATCGTGGAGATCTATCACGGGCCGGAAGCCGCCGCCGCCGCCGAGCAGCAATTCCGGCTGGTGTTCCAGCAGTCGGAATTGCCCGAGGAGATCCCGTCCCTGGCCGTGGCGCCGGGGATGCGTCTGGTGGACGTGATGACCGGCCACGGCCTCGCGAAAAGCAAGAGCGACGCGCGGCGCCTGATCGAACAAGGAGGAGTCAAACTCGGGGGCGCCACCGTCCGAGATCCAAACGCCGCGGTGTCGGGGGAGGGAGACCCGGTCCTGCAGGTCGGGAAACGCAGGTTTGTCCGGCTGACCAAGGCGGGATAA
- a CDS encoding rod shape-determining protein, producing the protein MLGLITLDISIDLGTANTLVNVHGKGIVINEPSWVAVDKKSRRVLKVGRAAKEIIGRTPPNVVTMRPIRDGVISEFDATATMLEYFIRRVINQSVVPVPLTRVIVGVPVGATSVERRAVIDAATSAGAREALLVEEPVASAIGAALPIRGVHSTMLMDIGGGTTEIAVFSSRRILISNSIRVAGDEMDENVITYLRDKYNLLVGQTMAEQAKKTVGAAAPLGEEKVMTVRGRNLISGLPEEVEISSIEMREALAPSLKAITQALREVLEQAPPEIMADLMDSGLCLTGGGALLHGLPEKLSEEFKIRAWRADDPLTCVVRGAAAVLSGIETHREFLASSDRDHRGRR; encoded by the coding sequence CTGCTCGGCCTGATCACGCTGGACATCAGCATCGATCTCGGTACGGCCAACACGCTGGTCAACGTCCACGGCAAAGGCATCGTCATCAACGAACCTTCCTGGGTGGCGGTCGACAAGAAATCCCGCCGGGTGCTGAAGGTCGGCCGGGCGGCGAAGGAGATCATCGGGCGGACGCCTCCGAACGTGGTGACGATGCGGCCGATCCGCGACGGCGTGATCTCGGAGTTCGACGCCACGGCGACGATGCTCGAATACTTCATCCGCCGGGTGATCAACCAGAGCGTGGTGCCGGTTCCCCTGACCCGGGTGATCGTCGGAGTCCCGGTGGGTGCGACGAGCGTCGAGCGGCGGGCGGTGATCGACGCCGCCACCTCGGCCGGTGCGCGCGAGGCTTTACTGGTGGAGGAGCCGGTGGCCTCGGCGATCGGGGCCGCTCTGCCGATCCGCGGCGTGCACAGCACGATGCTGATGGACATCGGCGGCGGCACGACCGAGATCGCCGTCTTTTCGTCGCGCAGGATCCTGATCTCCAACTCGATCCGCGTCGCCGGCGACGAGATGGACGAGAACGTGATCACCTACCTGCGCGATAAATACAACCTGCTGGTGGGCCAGACCATGGCCGAACAGGCGAAGAAGACGGTCGGCGCCGCCGCCCCGCTGGGCGAGGAAAAGGTGATGACCGTCCGCGGCCGCAACCTGATCTCCGGACTGCCGGAAGAGGTCGAAATCTCTTCGATCGAAATGCGCGAGGCCTTGGCGCCTTCGCTGAAAGCCATCACCCAAGCCCTGCGCGAGGTCCTCGAGCAGGCGCCGCCGGAGATTATGGCCGACCTGATGGATTCCGGGTTGTGCCTGACGGGCGGGGGCGCCCTGCTCCACGGGCTTCCGGAAAAACTCAGCGAGGAGTTCAAGATCCGAGCCTGGCGCGCCGACGACCCGCTGACCTGCGTCGTCCGCGGCGCGGCCGCGGTGCTGTCGGGCATCGAGACCCACCGGGAATTCCTCGCATCCTCCGACCGGGATCACCGCGGCCGAAGGTAA
- the mreC gene encoding rod shape-determining protein MreC, translated as MHNPRRRLMLAGALLLASLGLVLIGQAGMVDPVRDLAFRAVTGVQRSISTAFFNIRDFLTAPRNLQELIQKNSQLEERVAQLEAEVVTLRDQAAEVDALRALLGAAAQAPENRYLAANVIGRDTSPFLQYLILDRGSDAGVRRGMPVVNENGLVGRIMEVSATASKLQLITDPNSAVNARIQESRAEGILVGRQTGDLELLYLSQDITVTVGETIVTSGLGGGFPPEILIGRVVSVRRRDYELYQTAIIEPRSDFSRLEMVLIITNFEPVYVDPLLESTL; from the coding sequence ATGCATAATCCACGAAGACGTCTCATGCTGGCCGGCGCGCTGCTGCTCGCCTCGCTCGGCCTGGTGCTGATCGGCCAAGCCGGGATGGTGGACCCGGTGCGGGATCTGGCCTTCCGGGCGGTGACCGGCGTCCAGCGCTCGATCTCGACCGCCTTCTTCAACATCCGCGATTTTCTGACCGCGCCGCGCAACCTGCAGGAGCTGATCCAAAAGAACAGCCAGTTGGAGGAACGCGTCGCCCAATTGGAGGCGGAAGTGGTCACCCTGCGCGATCAGGCCGCCGAAGTCGACGCCCTGCGGGCGCTGCTCGGCGCGGCGGCCCAAGCGCCGGAAAACCGATACCTGGCGGCGAACGTGATCGGGCGCGACACCAGCCCCTTCCTCCAATATCTGATCCTCGACCGGGGATCCGACGCCGGGGTCCGGCGGGGAATGCCGGTGGTGAATGAAAACGGCTTGGTGGGCCGGATCATGGAAGTCAGCGCCACGGCTTCCAAACTGCAGCTCATCACCGATCCCAATTCGGCGGTCAACGCGCGGATCCAGGAAAGCCGCGCGGAAGGGATCCTGGTCGGCCGCCAGACGGGCGACCTGGAACTGCTTTACCTCTCCCAAGACATCACCGTAACCGTCGGCGAAACCATTGTGACCTCCGGATTGGGCGGCGGCTTTCCGCCGGAAATCCTGATCGGCCGGGTGGTCAGCGTTCGCCGCCGCGATTACGAGCTCTACCAAACCGCGATCATCGAACCGCGCAGCGATTTCTCCCGCTTGGAGATGGTCCTAATCATCACCAACTTCGAGCCGGTATACGTCGATCCGCTGTTGGAAAGCACCCTGTAG
- the mreD gene encoding rod shape-determining protein MreD → MIWWIAVPLLAVLSILQTSLFRQVFLLDGNLDLLLVTVLCWSLLRPEESLAWAVAAGCFADLFTGGPFGVTSIAFLFSAFCIGQLHGRLRTHSPVVVMAIAIFGTLLAHLASIALLTLSGRGLDIGYLLMYVTLPAAFLNTLFSVPVYLALRRLHVIGAPALTEEGE, encoded by the coding sequence ATGATTTGGTGGATCGCCGTTCCGCTGCTGGCCGTGCTGTCCATCCTGCAGACCTCGCTGTTCCGTCAGGTTTTCCTTTTGGACGGCAATCTCGACCTGTTGCTGGTGACGGTGTTGTGCTGGAGCCTGCTGCGTCCGGAGGAGAGTCTGGCCTGGGCGGTGGCGGCGGGCTGCTTCGCGGACCTCTTCACCGGCGGCCCGTTCGGTGTCACCTCGATCGCCTTCCTGTTTTCCGCCTTTTGCATCGGCCAATTGCACGGGCGGCTGCGCACCCACAGCCCGGTCGTCGTGATGGCGATCGCCATCTTCGGCACGCTCCTCGCCCACCTGGCCTCGATCGCACTCCTGACCCTTTCCGGCCGGGGCCTCGACATCGGCTACCTGCTGATGTACGTCACCCTGCCCGCCGCATTCCTCAACACCCTCTTCTCCGTTCCGGTTTACCTTGCGCTGCGGCGGCTGCACGTCATCGGCGCGCCGGCGCTGACGGAGGAGGGAGAATGA
- the mrdA gene encoding penicillin-binding protein 2, with product MRSSLGDNRVAPGRIRFFLAGMLVIFAIFSLRLIQMQVILGDYYGALAEDNRTQLVYVPSSRGVVYDRNGLLLARNTPAYNITLTPALLPYSAAEIETLYRKLSQLTGVPIRVPGSVPSQECAPGRGIADLMDEWIDLAPYYAVKIACDADPTVAKIILERAADLPGVGVEVSAVRDYPNGRYTAHLVGYMGRIPAELADIYKPRGYNLDRDKIGYAGVEAFMQNVLAGEYGSELWEVDAAGKKIRLLEAPTAAVPGLNIKLTIDSRLQQAATEILEKQIEETRAKKPEYLRSPMASGVVIAMNPNTGEILAMVSTPTYDNQRFSRAIPFEYYSQLAADISNPLLNHAISGTYPPGSVFKLATAVGALNEGIVSLDTPVTCRGTITVTQKFHPTDPGREMLFYCYDRTGHGEITFLRGLALSCDIYFYNLGAGYSGPGGVAKGLGIEGIKQYAEALGYDRPLGIELYGERPGLIPDPDWKRINQGENWATGDTYIATIGQGYVDATPLQVAESFAAIAAGGKVMKPTLIKEYLDGEGNTITDFVKRRYIDEEGYEIAEYFQDGYGNPVTAPGPVMLYDLADGVITAPYDVNIEPWVLQAVQQGMRMAVTEGTAADYAQVENIPTAGKTGTAEYCDDIAQSRNLCKREAWPTHAWYGAYGPYENPEIVVVAFVYDGGEGAVTAGPVVRDVLKVYFSLKQADLERGG from the coding sequence ATGAGATCCTCGCTCGGCGACAACCGCGTGGCCCCGGGGCGGATCCGGTTTTTCCTGGCGGGGATGCTGGTGATTTTCGCGATTTTCTCCCTGCGGCTGATTCAAATGCAGGTGATTCTGGGCGATTATTACGGCGCTTTGGCGGAGGACAACCGCACGCAATTGGTCTACGTCCCCTCCTCGCGCGGGGTGGTCTACGACCGCAACGGACTGCTCCTGGCGCGCAACACGCCCGCCTATAACATCACCCTCACTCCAGCCCTCCTGCCCTACAGCGCCGCGGAGATTGAAACCCTCTACCGCAAGCTGTCGCAACTGACCGGCGTGCCGATCCGCGTGCCGGGATCCGTCCCCTCCCAGGAATGCGCGCCGGGCCGCGGAATCGCCGACCTGATGGACGAGTGGATCGATCTTGCCCCCTACTACGCCGTGAAGATCGCCTGCGATGCCGATCCGACCGTCGCCAAAATCATTCTCGAACGGGCGGCCGACCTGCCCGGCGTGGGGGTGGAGGTTTCCGCGGTGCGGGATTACCCGAACGGCCGCTACACCGCGCACCTTGTCGGCTACATGGGCCGGATTCCGGCGGAGCTGGCCGACATCTACAAACCGCGCGGATATAACCTGGACCGCGACAAGATCGGCTACGCCGGGGTCGAAGCCTTCATGCAGAACGTGCTGGCCGGGGAATACGGCAGCGAATTGTGGGAGGTGGACGCCGCGGGGAAGAAGATCCGCCTGCTGGAGGCGCCGACCGCGGCGGTCCCCGGCCTCAACATCAAACTGACGATCGACTCGCGGCTGCAGCAGGCCGCCACGGAGATATTGGAAAAACAGATCGAAGAAACCCGGGCCAAAAAGCCTGAGTATCTGCGCAGTCCGATGGCCAGCGGGGTGGTGATCGCGATGAACCCGAACACCGGCGAGATCCTCGCCATGGTGTCGACGCCAACCTACGACAACCAGCGCTTCTCGCGCGCCATTCCGTTCGAATACTACAGCCAACTGGCGGCCGACATCAGCAATCCGCTGTTGAACCACGCCATCTCCGGCACCTACCCGCCGGGTTCGGTGTTCAAACTCGCCACCGCCGTTGGCGCGTTGAACGAAGGCATCGTCTCGCTCGACACCCCCGTGACCTGCCGCGGGACGATCACCGTCACGCAAAAATTCCACCCCACCGACCCCGGGCGCGAGATGCTCTTCTACTGTTACGACCGGACCGGGCACGGCGAGATCACCTTTCTCCGCGGGCTGGCTTTATCCTGCGACATTTACTTCTACAACCTGGGCGCCGGCTACAGCGGCCCGGGCGGCGTGGCCAAGGGCCTGGGGATCGAAGGAATTAAACAATACGCCGAGGCGCTGGGCTACGACCGGCCGCTCGGGATCGAGCTTTACGGCGAACGCCCCGGGTTGATTCCGGATCCGGACTGGAAACGAATCAACCAGGGCGAGAACTGGGCCACCGGCGACACCTACATCGCCACCATCGGCCAGGGCTACGTGGACGCCACGCCCCTGCAGGTGGCCGAATCCTTCGCCGCGATCGCCGCCGGCGGGAAGGTGATGAAGCCGACGCTGATCAAAGAGTACCTGGACGGGGAAGGAAACACGATTACGGACTTCGTGAAACGGCGGTACATAGACGAGGAAGGCTATGAAATAGCGGAATACTTTCAAGACGGATACGGAAACCCGGTCACCGCGCCCGGGCCGGTGATGCTCTACGACTTGGCCGACGGGGTGATCACCGCTCCGTACGACGTGAACATCGAGCCGTGGGTGCTTCAAGCGGTGCAGCAGGGGATGCGCATGGCGGTGACGGAAGGAACCGCCGCGGATTACGCGCAGGTCGAGAACATCCCCACCGCGGGGAAGACCGGCACGGCCGAATACTGCGACGACATCGCCCAATCCCGCAACTTGTGCAAGCGCGAAGCCTGGCCGACGCACGCCTGGTACGGCGCCTACGGCCCCTACGAGAATCCGGAGATCGTGGTGGTGGCGTTCGTGTACGACGGCGGCGAGGGCGCGGTCACCGCCGGGCCGGTCGTCCGCGACGTGTTGAAGGTGTATTTCTCGCTCAAGCAAGCCGACCTCGAGCGGGGCGGGTGA
- the minC gene encoding septum site-determining protein MinC, with protein MPVSVSVKGIHEGLLITLPEGNWEEAFPSLLEHLDSKPDFFSGAKAILQLEGYDLHAADLAGLRGALADRGMSLKTVLSGSEATRQAARSLGIETALPKREAREAPFETELQGSEAILLQQTLRSGNSIHFPGHVVVLGDVNPGAEIFAGGSVVVWGRLRGTVHAGARGDERSVVCAMDLSPMQLRIGAHVATSPPRRGKPQPETAFLREGQLVAEPWSPKDKTKSGKA; from the coding sequence ATGCCGGTATCCGTCAGCGTCAAGGGCATCCACGAAGGCCTCCTGATCACCCTTCCTGAGGGGAATTGGGAAGAAGCATTCCCCTCCCTCCTGGAACATCTGGATTCCAAGCCGGATTTTTTCTCCGGCGCCAAGGCCATCCTGCAATTGGAAGGCTACGACCTGCATGCGGCCGACCTGGCCGGATTGCGCGGCGCTCTGGCGGACCGCGGGATGAGCCTGAAAACGGTGCTCTCCGGAAGCGAAGCCACTCGGCAGGCCGCCCGAAGCCTCGGGATCGAAACCGCGCTTCCCAAACGCGAAGCGCGGGAAGCCCCGTTCGAGACGGAACTGCAGGGTTCGGAGGCGATCCTTCTTCAGCAGACCCTGCGCTCCGGCAACAGCATCCACTTCCCCGGACATGTGGTGGTGCTGGGAGACGTCAATCCGGGCGCGGAAATCTTCGCCGGGGGCAGCGTCGTCGTGTGGGGGCGCCTGCGCGGGACGGTGCACGCCGGGGCGCGGGGCGACGAACGCTCCGTGGTTTGCGCGATGGACCTCAGCCCGATGCAGCTGCGGATCGGCGCCCACGTCGCCACCTCCCCGCCGCGCCGCGGGAAACCCCAGCCCGAGACGGCTTTTCTGCGCGAAGGGCAATTGGTGGCGGAACCGTGGTCGCCGAAGGACAAAACGAAATCCGGGAAAGCGTGA